A genome region from Pseudomonas sp. S06B 330 includes the following:
- a CDS encoding DUF805 domain-containing protein yields the protein MSCWIHLGIEPTTDPDVIRGAYRARLPQHHPETDPQGFQALRQAYETALKLARMEQDQAPADEEQAPVDNGPVELTLSAFSALLEDASKRFDPAAWQAFIEQLDQLSLADLEQVNWHLLYQLMQAGPLSHNCAQLLAKRLGWSHQLLHLEQPRQAEEFLERIAEADPFDTALMKDWPPVAQIETLWFARTLEYLFHNRPLFEYKSFASTHTCFAFPADEAFVQRLLVQFSQAGIGSKTLCARVTEQQRQAPDDVDLLYLLACQRSHTGQEELARQSWTQLWREYQHPQAARWLLELCLTHQPQRLPLLIQAFDRLDPVLTWPNHLGEHAQVWGSPSQRPETLTRWFEAARNALPGVAGTFVKWRMSSGDELPLLAWLLDEQEDAQLQRLYRHAWALHRGDSGLLRQILADTVSDDPLDALILEGFQYQAEQQLRWLNESPIALALTAFINSPSAHAQLPEALTDDNVLPVCRDWMRRMRSYPAAGVIRLTEAIEPSSLYPVPYALDLLAQLATLGIELPRPPSDDELWNWHRQNLFMLALINQPERWLALVSPQLLAGLSYPAGHPFAPLHQWLMRLQAEQGHLEGLLGWLEPDDPVQQLMGRGLLTVQQALDSAKLPSNQQLYACLENNPSAFDDDLLGLMLLCGVLYHDPSLSAEQHRDLLQRIANLTCSQDWFEPFRTGLIKGEPVHPPRKLLEEDHLIHAPLFYTALDALKNLVRFGNYGVPRAKVLKELQRGKDFPGMDTGIRAALTALLSWSERLLLANTSNQPVPALHIWKLGSRLGRKGYGLQVLGSILLGPILTIMAAGTPLQYLFGLLFVGLLGSASLRRLHDIGRGIPTLILFAALLPFLHFLPVVLLFLPGEPLPNRYGVAPVNATQFNLQAGLQAALRRLNG from the coding sequence ATGAGTTGCTGGATACACCTGGGCATTGAGCCGACCACAGATCCTGACGTCATTCGTGGTGCCTACCGCGCACGCTTGCCGCAGCACCACCCGGAAACCGACCCACAAGGTTTTCAAGCCCTGCGCCAAGCCTACGAAACCGCCTTGAAACTGGCCCGTATGGAGCAGGATCAAGCCCCAGCAGATGAAGAACAGGCGCCAGTCGACAACGGTCCTGTCGAACTCACCCTGAGCGCTTTTAGCGCCCTGCTCGAAGACGCCAGCAAGCGCTTCGACCCGGCTGCGTGGCAGGCCTTTATCGAGCAGCTCGATCAGTTGTCACTGGCCGACCTGGAACAAGTCAACTGGCACTTGCTGTACCAACTGATGCAGGCCGGTCCGCTATCCCACAATTGCGCGCAATTGTTGGCCAAGCGCCTGGGGTGGAGCCATCAGTTGCTGCACCTGGAACAGCCGCGTCAGGCAGAAGAGTTCCTTGAGCGTATCGCTGAAGCGGACCCCTTCGACACCGCCCTGATGAAGGATTGGCCGCCGGTTGCGCAGATCGAAACCTTATGGTTTGCCCGCACACTCGAGTACCTCTTTCACAATCGGCCGCTGTTTGAATACAAGAGTTTTGCCAGCACCCACACCTGCTTTGCCTTCCCCGCGGATGAGGCCTTTGTCCAGCGTTTGCTGGTACAGTTCAGCCAGGCCGGTATCGGCAGCAAGACCTTGTGCGCGAGGGTTACCGAGCAACAGCGCCAGGCACCGGACGACGTCGATCTGTTGTACCTGCTCGCCTGCCAGCGCAGCCACACTGGCCAGGAAGAATTGGCGCGCCAAAGCTGGACGCAGCTATGGCGCGAGTACCAACATCCGCAGGCGGCGCGCTGGCTGCTGGAGTTGTGCCTGACCCACCAGCCCCAGCGCTTGCCCCTGCTGATCCAGGCCTTTGACCGCCTTGACCCGGTGTTGACCTGGCCCAATCATCTGGGCGAGCACGCGCAGGTTTGGGGCAGCCCGTCACAGCGCCCGGAAACCCTGACGCGTTGGTTCGAAGCGGCCCGCAACGCGCTACCAGGCGTCGCAGGCACCTTCGTCAAATGGCGCATGAGCAGTGGCGATGAGTTGCCGCTGCTGGCCTGGCTGCTTGATGAACAGGAGGACGCTCAACTGCAGCGCCTGTATCGCCATGCCTGGGCTCTGCATCGCGGCGACAGTGGTCTGCTGCGCCAGATACTCGCCGACACGGTCAGCGACGACCCACTCGATGCGCTGATCCTCGAAGGCTTCCAGTACCAGGCTGAGCAACAGCTACGCTGGTTGAACGAATCACCGATTGCCCTGGCCCTGACCGCCTTCATCAACAGCCCGTCGGCGCACGCACAGCTGCCTGAAGCGTTGACTGACGACAACGTGTTGCCCGTGTGCCGCGACTGGATGCGGCGCATGCGCAGCTACCCGGCTGCCGGGGTGATCCGCCTGACTGAGGCGATCGAGCCGAGCTCCTTGTACCCGGTCCCTTATGCGCTTGACCTGTTGGCGCAACTGGCCACGCTCGGCATCGAGCTGCCCCGCCCGCCAAGCGACGACGAACTGTGGAACTGGCATCGACAGAACCTGTTCATGCTGGCCCTGATCAATCAGCCGGAACGCTGGCTGGCGCTGGTTTCGCCGCAATTGCTGGCGGGCCTGAGCTATCCGGCCGGACATCCCTTTGCCCCGCTGCACCAATGGCTGATGCGTCTGCAAGCTGAGCAAGGCCACCTTGAGGGGCTACTGGGTTGGCTGGAACCTGACGACCCGGTTCAGCAGTTGATGGGCAGAGGCCTGCTCACTGTGCAGCAGGCCCTCGACAGCGCCAAGCTACCGAGCAATCAACAGCTTTATGCCTGCCTGGAGAATAATCCAAGCGCCTTCGATGACGACCTGCTGGGCTTGATGTTGCTCTGTGGCGTGCTCTATCACGATCCAAGCCTGAGCGCCGAACAGCACCGCGACCTATTGCAGCGCATTGCCAACCTGACCTGCTCGCAAGACTGGTTCGAGCCGTTTCGCACGGGCCTGATCAAGGGTGAGCCTGTGCACCCGCCGCGCAAGCTGCTGGAAGAGGATCATTTGATCCATGCCCCGCTGTTCTATACCGCGCTGGATGCACTGAAGAACCTGGTACGTTTTGGCAACTACGGTGTACCACGGGCCAAAGTGCTCAAAGAGTTGCAGCGTGGCAAAGACTTTCCCGGCATGGACACCGGCATTCGCGCAGCCCTGACCGCATTGCTGTCATGGTCCGAACGCCTGCTGCTGGCCAACACTAGCAACCAGCCGGTGCCCGCATTACACATCTGGAAACTGGGTAGCCGCCTGGGTCGCAAGGGCTACGGGCTGCAAGTGCTCGGCAGCATCCTGCTCGGGCCGATACTGACGATAATGGCCGCTGGTACACCGCTGCAGTACCTGTTCGGCCTGCTGTTCGTCGGCCTGTTGGGCAGTGCCAGCCTGCGTCGTTTACACGATATCGGCCGGGGTATCCCGACACTGATCCTGTTCGCGGCGCTGCTGCCTTTTCTGCACTTTTTGCCGGTGGTGCTGTTGTTCCTTCCAGGTGAACCGCTGCCCAATCGCTACGGCGTAGCGCCGGTCAACGCAACGCAGTTCAACCTGCAGGCGGGCCTGCAAGCTGCCCTGCGGCGCTTGAACGGTTAA
- a CDS encoding molecular chaperone HscC, with protein sequence MQDASTSPAPLLGIDLGTTNSLVAVWRDGQAQLIPNALGDVLTPSVVSLDDDGSILVGSAARARLTTHPDRTVAAFKRFMGSDKKLELGDQSFSPEELSALVLGALKADAEAFLGCTVNEAVISVPAYFSDEQRKRTSFAAELAGLKVQRLINEPTAAAMAYGLHEKKFERTLIFDLGGGTFDVTVLEYALPLIEVHASTGDNFLGGEDFTAALLQACLKDWQLKPSALEPQALASLADAIEQLKCKLGEGEQQLSWNGAGENREWSLDEARALKIWAMLLARIRTPIEQALRDARVSPKDLDSLVLVGGATRMPAVQQMVATLFGRLPYRHLDPDTIVALGAATQAACKARDAAIEELILTDVCPYTLGINTSRSETVTGVFSPIIERNTVIPTSRVERFSSTHVEQKSIRIEVYQGERPWVKDNIFVDAFDVPLTPNGKLQSLDVRFSYDINGLLEVDVTLLDTGEQHSHSIDRSPTGLDQQARQASHARLSGLKIHPRDALPNRTLLARLERAWMQSLGDEREQIGRWLDDFSNALAGQQADQISTQRKRLSEALEQLRF encoded by the coding sequence ATGCAGGATGCAAGCACTTCCCCAGCGCCTTTGCTGGGTATTGACCTGGGAACCACCAACAGCCTGGTGGCCGTCTGGCGGGATGGTCAGGCGCAATTGATCCCCAACGCCCTTGGCGACGTCCTCACCCCCTCGGTCGTCAGTCTCGACGACGACGGCAGTATCCTCGTAGGCTCGGCCGCCCGAGCGCGTCTGACCACCCACCCTGATCGTACCGTCGCGGCCTTCAAGCGTTTCATGGGCAGTGATAAAAAGCTTGAGCTAGGCGATCAGTCGTTCAGCCCCGAAGAACTCTCGGCCTTGGTGCTCGGTGCCTTGAAAGCCGATGCCGAAGCGTTCCTGGGCTGTACGGTGAACGAAGCGGTGATTTCCGTGCCGGCGTATTTCAGCGACGAGCAGCGCAAGCGCACCAGCTTTGCCGCCGAGCTTGCCGGTTTGAAGGTGCAACGCCTGATCAATGAGCCAACCGCTGCGGCCATGGCGTACGGCCTGCACGAGAAGAAGTTCGAACGCACACTGATCTTCGACCTGGGCGGCGGTACCTTTGACGTCACGGTGCTGGAGTACGCGCTGCCACTGATCGAGGTGCATGCATCGACCGGTGACAACTTCCTCGGCGGTGAAGACTTCACCGCGGCGTTGCTGCAGGCCTGCCTAAAGGATTGGCAACTGAAGCCCTCGGCACTGGAGCCACAAGCCCTGGCCAGCCTTGCCGATGCCATTGAGCAGCTCAAGTGCAAGCTGGGCGAGGGCGAGCAGCAGCTGAGCTGGAACGGTGCCGGTGAAAACCGCGAATGGTCGCTGGATGAGGCGCGGGCGCTGAAAATCTGGGCCATGCTGTTGGCGCGCATTCGCACGCCGATTGAGCAGGCGCTGCGGGATGCCCGGGTCAGCCCCAAGGACCTCGACAGCCTGGTGCTGGTAGGCGGCGCCACGCGTATGCCGGCGGTGCAGCAGATGGTTGCCACGCTGTTTGGCCGCCTGCCGTATCGGCACCTGGACCCAGACACCATCGTTGCACTCGGCGCCGCCACCCAGGCGGCTTGCAAGGCCCGCGACGCGGCGATCGAAGAGCTGATCCTCACCGATGTCTGCCCTTACACCCTGGGGATTAATACCAGCCGCAGCGAGACGGTGACGGGCGTGTTTTCACCCATCATTGAGCGCAATACGGTGATCCCGACGTCGCGCGTCGAGCGTTTCAGCAGTACCCATGTTGAGCAAAAATCGATCCGTATCGAGGTGTACCAAGGTGAACGGCCGTGGGTAAAAGACAATATCTTTGTTGACGCCTTCGACGTGCCGCTGACCCCCAACGGCAAGCTGCAGAGCCTGGATGTGCGCTTCAGTTATGACATCAACGGCCTGCTGGAAGTCGACGTGACCTTGCTCGACACCGGTGAGCAGCACAGCCACAGCATCGACCGCAGCCCCACCGGGCTGGATCAGCAGGCACGCCAGGCCAGTCATGCACGGCTTTCGGGTTTGAAAATCCATCCGCGTGATGCGCTGCCCAACCGCACCTTGCTGGCCCGCCTGGAACGGGCCTGGATGCAGAGCCTGGGCGATGAGCGCGAGCAGATCGGCCGCTGGCTGGATGATTTTTCCAATGCCTTGGCCGGTCAGCAAGCCGATCAGATCAGCACTCAGCGCAAGCGCCTCAGCGAGGCGCTGGAGCAACTGCGTTTTTAA
- a CDS encoding DUF1266 domain-containing protein — MEEIEQHWLYALSAPMAALNGASYTAATYYALEDEDESDLQKWWGLSNRRQLLDMLQMADDGHAREVSNAYWQAARCLPSEWQDAVAQLGPRQRIQYQFAYRTLPDCGQGGVRAWDLGRMGFLLRSGLRKGWISAEESLWLQGRLALRARHYYNGWNSYLAGYIYGKALWNCSDSSDDDLAQDLARQGDEHWNRCILINLNNGASNLLASLPWDLPLDLPERPDTLEEDCWS, encoded by the coding sequence ATGGAAGAAATCGAGCAGCACTGGCTGTACGCGCTTTCCGCGCCCATGGCCGCCCTCAATGGCGCCAGCTACACCGCCGCCACCTACTACGCGCTGGAAGATGAAGACGAATCAGACCTGCAGAAATGGTGGGGGCTGAGCAATCGTCGGCAGTTGCTGGACATGTTGCAAATGGCCGATGACGGTCATGCCCGCGAAGTCAGCAATGCCTATTGGCAAGCGGCCCGTTGCCTGCCCAGCGAGTGGCAAGACGCCGTGGCGCAACTCGGCCCGCGCCAACGTATCCAGTACCAATTCGCCTACCGGACCCTGCCTGACTGCGGCCAGGGCGGCGTGCGCGCCTGGGACCTGGGACGCATGGGCTTCTTGCTGCGCAGCGGCCTGCGCAAAGGCTGGATCAGTGCCGAAGAAAGCCTCTGGCTGCAGGGCCGTCTGGCCCTGCGTGCGCGTCATTACTACAACGGCTGGAACAGCTACCTGGCCGGCTACATCTACGGCAAGGCGCTGTGGAACTGCTCCGATAGCAGTGATGATGACCTGGCCCAGGACTTGGCCCGTCAGGGCGACGAGCACTGGAATCGCTGCATCCTCATCAACCTCAACAACGGCGCCAGCAACCTGCTCGCCAGCCTGCCCTGGGACCTGCCACTGGACCTGCCGGAACGCCCTGACACCCTGGAAGAGGACTGCTGGTCATGA